Proteins from a genomic interval of Caulobacter sp. SL161:
- a CDS encoding glycosyltransferase, which translates to MAREDRRLEPALAPARGPVSVEQGEIQRAGLGAGVPDRDGAHRSLSQPQAVAVAIAGLLAALGVALAPMETMVATHHLFFFIFLLGGLTRLAAAMTPLPRHHSPALAEADLPSYTLITPLYREAEVLPELVASLAAIDYPRDRLQALIVLEADDEVTRAAARALDLPSFIQVLVVPPGTPRTKPRACNYALERARGDLVVIYDAEDMPDPGQLREAAARFAASDARLACLQAPLRIEDPGFSLFLPSQFRLEYAAHFEVLLPALARWGLPFPLGGTSNHFKIAPLREIGAWDPYNVTEDADVGFRLAAAGYRLDVIHRPTWETAPTTRAQWFPQRARWIKGHMQTLAVHARGPVPRQPRNAIALILTLAQSVASSHLHGPVMGVAIALALVDFLPDAAFQIPPHDLVLYFAGWGAAAIAGARGVMRAGGRPKALHLLGMPAYWLCQSVAAVKALHQFVTAPHHWDKTLHTPRSGRPRA; encoded by the coding sequence ATGGCGCGCGAAGACAGACGGCTGGAACCGGCGCTTGCGCCGGCGCGCGGACCTGTGTCCGTCGAACAGGGCGAAATCCAGCGGGCAGGTCTAGGGGCAGGCGTCCCGGATCGCGACGGGGCCCATCGCTCGCTCTCACAGCCCCAGGCTGTCGCGGTGGCGATCGCCGGGCTGCTCGCCGCGCTCGGCGTCGCACTGGCGCCGATGGAGACCATGGTCGCCACACATCACCTGTTCTTCTTCATCTTTCTGCTCGGCGGCCTGACCCGGCTCGCGGCGGCGATGACGCCCTTGCCGAGGCATCACAGCCCGGCCTTGGCCGAGGCCGACCTGCCGAGCTACACGCTCATCACGCCCCTCTACCGCGAGGCGGAGGTTCTGCCGGAGCTGGTCGCGAGCCTCGCCGCCATCGACTACCCGCGCGACCGTCTGCAGGCGCTGATCGTGCTGGAGGCCGACGACGAGGTCACCCGCGCGGCCGCTCGCGCGCTGGATCTGCCCAGCTTCATCCAGGTGCTGGTGGTTCCGCCTGGAACCCCACGCACCAAGCCTCGGGCCTGCAACTATGCGCTGGAGCGTGCGCGCGGCGATCTGGTGGTGATCTACGACGCCGAGGACATGCCGGATCCTGGGCAACTGCGCGAGGCGGCCGCGCGGTTCGCCGCGTCCGACGCGCGCCTGGCCTGCCTGCAAGCGCCGCTGCGCATCGAGGACCCCGGCTTCTCGCTTTTCCTGCCGTCGCAGTTTCGACTGGAGTACGCCGCGCATTTCGAGGTGCTGCTACCAGCCCTGGCCCGCTGGGGCCTGCCGTTCCCGCTGGGCGGCACCAGCAATCACTTCAAGATCGCCCCCTTGCGCGAGATTGGCGCGTGGGATCCGTACAATGTGACCGAAGATGCGGATGTCGGGTTCCGGCTCGCGGCGGCGGGTTACCGGCTGGACGTCATCCATCGTCCCACCTGGGAGACCGCCCCGACCACGCGCGCCCAGTGGTTCCCGCAGCGAGCGCGCTGGATCAAGGGCCATATGCAGACGCTCGCGGTTCATGCGCGCGGCCCGGTCCCGCGCCAGCCGCGCAACGCCATCGCCCTCATCCTGACCCTGGCCCAGTCGGTCGCCTCGTCGCATCTGCATGGACCCGTCATGGGCGTGGCGATCGCGCTGGCCCTCGTCGATTTCCTGCCCGACGCGGCCTTTCAGATCCCGCCGCACGACCTTGTTCTGTACTTCGCGGGATGGGGAGCGGCCGCCATCGCCGGGGCCCGCGGCGTGATGCGGGCCGGCGGCCGGCCCAAGGCGTTGCACCTGCTGGGCATGCCCGCCTATTGGCTCTGCCAGAGCGTGGCGGCGGTCAAGGCGCTGCATCAGTTCGTGACCGCGCCGCACCACTGGGACAAGACCCTGCATACGCCGCGCTCTGGACGCCCCCGGGCCTAA